One Capra hircus breed San Clemente chromosome 29, ASM170441v1, whole genome shotgun sequence genomic region harbors:
- the LOC102181475 gene encoding olfactory receptor 8A1-like, with product MAAENHSTVTEFILGGLTSQPELQLPLFFLFLGIYSITMVGNLGMITLICLNAQLHTPMYYFLSNLSFVDLCYSSVTTPKMLVNFVSEKNTISYAGCMSQLYFFLVFVIAECYMLTVMAYDRYVAICRPLLYNIIMSHRVCSLLVAGVYIMGLIGSTIETCLMLKLPYCEHLISHYFCDILPLMKLSCSSTYDVEMTVFFLAGFNIIVTSLTVLISYAFILSSILHISTTGGRAKAFSTCSSHFTAVGIFYGTTAFMYLKPSTASSLAQENVASVLYTTVIPMLNPLIYSLRNKEVKAAMQKTLKEKLF from the coding sequence ATGGCTGCAGAAAATCACTCTACAGTGACAGAGTTCATTCTTGGAGGTTTAACAAGTCAACCAGAGCTCCAGCtccccctcttcttcctcttccttgggATCTATTCCATCACCATGGTAGGGAACCTGGGCATGATAACCCTGATTTGTCTGAACGCTCAGCTTCATACCCCCATGTACTATTTCCTCAGCAACCTGTCCTTTGTGGATCTCTGCTACTCCTCTGTCACTACCCCTAAGATGCTGGTGAACTTTGTGTCAGAGAAGAACACCATCTCCTACGCAGGGTGCATGTCGCAGCTCTACTTCTTCCTGGTGTTTGTCATTGCTGAGTGTTACATGCTGacagtgatggcctatgaccgctatgttGCCATCTGCAGGCCTTTGCTTTACAACATCATCATGTCTCATCGAGTCTGCTCCCTGCTGGTGGCTGGGGTCTATATCATGGGACTCATTGGCTCAACCATAGAGACTTGCCTCATGTTGAAACTGCCCTATTGTGAACACCTCATCAGTCATTACTTCTGTGACATCCTCCCCCTCATGAAACTTTCCTGTTCCAGCACCTATGACGTTGAGATGACAGTCTTCTTTTTGGCTGGATTCAACATCATAGTCACCAGCTTAACAGTCCTAATTTCCTATGCCTTCATCCTGTCCAGTATCCTCCACATCAGCACCACAGGGGGAAGGGCCAAAGCCTTCAGCACGTGCAGCTCCCACTTTACAGCTGTGGGGATTTTCTATGGAACAACTGCCTTCATGTACTTGAAACCCTCCACAGCCAGCTCGCTGGCCCAGGAGAATGTGGCCTCCGTGTTGTACACCACAGTgatccccatgctgaaccccctGATCTACAGCTTGAGGAATAAGGAGGTAAAGGCTGCCATGCAGAAAACTCTGAAGGAAAAATTGTTTTGA